A section of the Rhizobium sp. Pop5 genome encodes:
- a CDS encoding ribonuclease E/G — MADKMLIDASHEEETRVVVVRGNRIEEFDFESQHKKQIRGNIYLAKVTRVEPSLQAAFVDYGGNRHGFLAFAEIHPDYYQIPLADRQALLRAEAEEHRRDEDVEHVETAPMVDLSTQDQPDVGIVSAEAPEPAAAADEAVTEEVVAATEVVTSPEAAEEAPAKKARPRRSRKKVAETTPTEDAVPTDVEAEGASNVDNEDDGSTGGTMAAMVETDTISEDIDTNKRRHDDDDDDDDHGEEEVIESVGAEDAMEEVPDRVQRKPRKQYRIQEVIKRRQILLVQVAKEERGNKGAALTTYLSLAGRYSVLMPNTARGGGISRKITNPQDRKRLKEIARMLEVPQGMGVILRTAGANRTKVEVKRDFEYLMRLWENVRTLTLASTAPCLVYEEGSLIKRSIRDLYNKDIGEIIVAGEEGYREAKDFMKMLMPSHAKVVQPYRDIHPIFSRSGIEAQLDRMLQPQVTLRSGGYLIMNQTEALVSIDVNSGRSTREHSIEDTALQTNLEAAEEIARQLRLRDLAGLIVIDFIDMEEKRNNRAVEKKLKECLKNDRARIQVGRISHFGLLEMSRQRIRASVLESTTQVCSHCGGTGHVRSQSSVALHVLRGIEEYLLKNTTHNITVRTTPDIALYLLNHKRQTIVDYEARFGVAIIIDADGSVGAQHFAIDRGEAVENPVKIESLFNFAAIPEDDDDDIVIEADEEEDEELEEKPAAAERAATVRSEGEGDGNRKRKRRRRRRGRNGNAEQPASAAGEAGEEEEDGEDEGSEGDENAAASPEARAESEESQRRKRRRRGKRGGRRNRAEDGSELTAGEAGEGNGGDEDEGDDASDDAAPAEAEIVETIAEQAGEGQAAAAVEGAAVVAEEVKPARGRGRRKPAAAPVEEPVAEEVTAPAVEAEPEVVEASADLGGSAQEEAKPVRANRESNISSSEPTVKSTRSENGDSDDGKPKKAGWWQRRGFF, encoded by the coding sequence ATGGCAGACAAAATGCTTATCGATGCGTCTCACGAGGAAGAGACGCGCGTCGTTGTCGTTCGCGGGAACCGCATAGAAGAATTTGACTTCGAGTCGCAGCACAAGAAGCAGATCCGCGGCAACATCTATCTCGCAAAGGTAACGAGGGTCGAACCCTCGCTGCAGGCCGCCTTCGTCGATTACGGCGGCAACCGGCACGGCTTCCTGGCCTTCGCCGAAATCCATCCCGACTATTACCAGATACCCCTCGCCGACCGTCAGGCGCTGCTTCGGGCCGAAGCCGAAGAGCACCGGCGCGACGAGGACGTCGAACACGTCGAAACCGCGCCGATGGTCGACCTTTCGACCCAGGACCAGCCGGATGTCGGCATCGTTTCGGCCGAGGCACCCGAACCGGCTGCCGCAGCGGACGAGGCAGTGACGGAAGAAGTTGTCGCAGCGACGGAGGTCGTAACTTCGCCTGAGGCCGCCGAGGAGGCGCCCGCGAAGAAGGCAAGACCGCGCCGCAGCCGCAAGAAAGTCGCCGAAACGACTCCGACCGAGGATGCCGTTCCCACGGATGTCGAAGCGGAGGGTGCTTCGAACGTCGACAACGAAGATGACGGTTCAACCGGCGGCACGATGGCGGCGATGGTTGAAACCGACACGATCTCCGAGGATATCGACACCAACAAGCGTCGCCACGACGATGACGACGATGACGACGATCACGGCGAAGAGGAAGTCATCGAATCCGTCGGCGCTGAAGACGCCATGGAAGAGGTGCCGGATCGCGTGCAGCGCAAGCCGCGCAAGCAGTACCGCATCCAGGAAGTCATCAAGCGCCGCCAGATCCTGCTCGTACAGGTCGCCAAGGAGGAGCGCGGCAACAAGGGTGCAGCGCTCACCACCTATCTTTCGCTCGCAGGCCGCTACTCGGTTCTGATGCCGAATACGGCGCGCGGCGGCGGCATTTCCCGCAAGATCACCAATCCGCAGGACCGCAAGCGCCTGAAGGAAATCGCCCGCATGCTCGAAGTGCCGCAGGGCATGGGCGTCATCCTGCGCACGGCCGGTGCGAACCGCACCAAGGTCGAGGTGAAGCGCGACTTCGAATATCTGATGCGTCTGTGGGAGAACGTGCGCACGCTGACGCTCGCCTCCACCGCTCCCTGCCTCGTTTATGAAGAAGGCTCGCTGATCAAGCGTTCGATCCGCGACCTCTACAACAAGGATATCGGCGAGATCATCGTTGCCGGCGAGGAAGGCTATCGTGAAGCGAAAGACTTCATGAAGATGCTGATGCCGAGCCATGCCAAGGTGGTTCAGCCCTATCGCGATATCCACCCGATCTTCTCGCGTTCCGGTATCGAAGCTCAGCTCGACCGCATGCTGCAGCCGCAAGTGACGCTGCGTTCCGGCGGTTACCTGATCATGAACCAGACGGAAGCGTTGGTTTCGATCGACGTCAACTCCGGCCGCTCGACGCGCGAACACTCGATCGAGGACACAGCTCTCCAGACGAACCTCGAGGCTGCGGAAGAAATCGCCCGCCAGCTTCGCCTGCGCGACCTCGCCGGTCTGATCGTCATCGACTTCATCGACATGGAAGAGAAGCGCAACAACCGCGCCGTCGAGAAGAAGCTGAAGGAATGCCTGAAGAACGACCGCGCTCGCATCCAGGTCGGCCGCATCTCGCATTTCGGTCTGCTCGAAATGTCGCGCCAGCGCATTCGCGCTTCCGTTCTCGAATCGACGACACAGGTCTGCTCGCATTGCGGCGGTACGGGCCACGTCCGTTCGCAGTCCTCCGTCGCCCTGCATGTGCTGCGCGGCATCGAGGAATATCTGCTGAAGAACACGACGCACAACATCACCGTCCGCACGACGCCCGATATCGCCCTGTACCTTCTCAACCACAAGCGTCAGACGATCGTCGATTACGAAGCTCGCTTCGGTGTCGCGATCATCATCGATGCCGACGGTTCGGTAGGTGCGCAGCACTTCGCGATCGACCGCGGCGAAGCCGTGGAAAACCCGGTCAAGATCGAAAGCCTCTTCAACTTCGCAGCCATTCCCGAGGATGACGACGACGATATCGTCATCGAGGCGGATGAGGAGGAAGACGAAGAGCTCGAGGAAAAGCCGGCCGCTGCCGAACGTGCCGCCACAGTGCGCTCGGAAGGCGAAGGTGACGGCAACCGCAAGCGCAAGCGCCGTAGGCGCCGTCGCGGCCGCAACGGCAATGCCGAGCAGCCGGCATCCGCTGCAGGTGAAGCCGGTGAGGAAGAGGAAGACGGCGAGGACGAAGGCAGCGAAGGCGATGAAAACGCCGCCGCTTCCCCCGAAGCCCGTGCTGAAAGCGAGGAATCGCAGCGCCGCAAGCGCCGCCGTCGCGGCAAGCGCGGCGGCCGCCGCAATCGCGCCGAAGACGGTTCCGAACTGACGGCCGGTGAAGCCGGCGAAGGCAATGGTGGTGACGAAGACGAAGGCGACGATGCTTCGGATGACGCTGCTCCCGCTGAAGCCGAAATCGTCGAGACGATTGCTGAACAGGCCGGCGAAGGCCAGGCCGCAGCGGCCGTCGAAGGTGCGGCCGTCGTCGCCGAAGAGGTGAAGCCCGCCCGTGGCCGCGGCCGCCGCAAACCCGCCGCGGCACCGGTCGAAGAACCGGTAGCGGAAGAAGTAACCGCACCCGCCGTCGAAGCCGAACCGGAAGTGGTCGAAGCCTCTGCCGATCTCGGAGGGTCTGCCCAGGAAGAGGCAAAGCCGGTTCGCGCCAACCGCGAATCCAACATCTCCTCGTCCGAGCCAACGGTGAAATCCACTCGCAGCGAAAATGGCGACAGCGACGACGGCAAGCCGAAGAAAGCCGGCTGGTGGCAGCGCCGCGGCTTCTTCTGA
- a CDS encoding N-acetylmuramoyl-L-alanine amidase, whose protein sequence is MFKRARIAAKSATRRSTFARRVLAAALVAVCLLPEVAGSAQTKDPLLAYGARIIGDDARTRIVIDFDREPRFSVHYIANPERIVVDLPATAFGFPAKDLAARGLFKDIRYGKMDEESARIVLTAASPVKLALAKVQADEAGKGHRLVLEAEMIDKQAFAELVRTQSWNDRAEAAETTSAIPAPEKTAPGDFVIAVDAGHGGIDTGAIGVDTKTEEKQVTLAFAKALTDRLNKEPGIKAFLTREDDEFLSLSQRVLIARQNHAGLFISLHADTLKQKDIRGATVYTISDKASDKLAADLAERENLSDQIAGKETVAEPPEVADILLDLTRRETQAFSISLAESVLNSFRDQVGTINNPHRHAGFRVLQAPDVPSILLELGFLSNADDEKRLLDETWRGKIADLLTDAVKRYRAAVMANGG, encoded by the coding sequence TTGTTTAAGAGGGCTCGGATCGCGGCGAAATCCGCAACGCGGCGATCGACATTCGCAAGGCGGGTTCTGGCTGCGGCGCTCGTCGCCGTTTGCCTCCTGCCTGAGGTCGCGGGCTCCGCGCAAACGAAAGATCCGCTGCTTGCCTACGGCGCGCGCATTATCGGCGATGACGCCAGAACACGCATCGTCATCGATTTCGACCGCGAACCGCGTTTCTCCGTCCATTATATCGCCAATCCGGAACGCATCGTTGTCGATCTGCCGGCGACCGCCTTCGGGTTTCCGGCGAAGGATCTCGCCGCCCGCGGCCTCTTCAAGGATATCCGCTACGGCAAGATGGACGAGGAGAGCGCGCGTATCGTGCTGACGGCGGCAAGCCCGGTGAAGCTGGCGCTCGCGAAGGTGCAGGCCGACGAGGCCGGCAAGGGCCATCGCCTCGTTCTCGAGGCCGAGATGATCGACAAGCAGGCTTTTGCCGAATTGGTCAGGACGCAATCCTGGAATGATCGGGCCGAAGCGGCTGAGACGACGAGCGCGATTCCGGCGCCGGAGAAGACTGCTCCCGGCGATTTCGTCATCGCCGTCGATGCCGGTCATGGCGGCATCGATACCGGTGCGATCGGCGTCGACACCAAGACCGAGGAAAAGCAGGTGACGCTCGCCTTCGCCAAGGCTTTGACCGACCGGCTGAACAAGGAGCCCGGCATCAAGGCTTTCCTGACCCGCGAGGACGACGAATTCCTGTCGCTTTCGCAGCGCGTGCTGATTGCCCGTCAGAACCATGCCGGCCTCTTCATTTCGCTGCACGCCGACACGCTGAAACAGAAGGATATTCGTGGCGCGACCGTCTATACGATCTCTGACAAGGCCTCTGACAAACTCGCCGCCGACCTTGCCGAACGCGAAAATCTCTCCGACCAGATTGCCGGCAAGGAAACGGTTGCCGAGCCGCCCGAAGTCGCCGATATCCTGCTTGACCTGACGCGGCGCGAAACGCAGGCCTTCTCGATTTCACTCGCCGAAAGCGTGTTGAATTCCTTCAGGGATCAGGTTGGCACGATCAACAATCCGCACCGCCATGCCGGCTTCCGCGTGCTGCAGGCCCCTGATGTGCCGTCGATCCTTCTCGAACTCGGTTTCCTGTCGAATGCCGATGACGAGAAACGGCTGTTGGATGAGACCTGGCGCGGCAAGATCGCCGATCTCCTGACCGATGCAGTCAAGCGATACCGCGCCGCCGTCATGGCGAATGGCGGTTGA
- a CDS encoding acyl-CoA dehydrogenase family protein, producing the protein MTSANRTDDKLAELNQPSLWSGINAYRSDPLIVDLTAALPRGIREDLENMGRYVTSPEAQELARMANQGTPQLRTHGPRGERLDVVEFHPAWHALMRRSMSVGLHSSVWDPQADTEAKDEGHKVRAARFYLMAQLESGHLCPLTMTSASVAALSASPAVQKDWAPKILSRKYDSSNKPAMQKSAVTIGMGMTEKQGGTDVRANRSAAEKVSEGIYRLSGHKWFMSAPMSDAFIMLAQTKEGMGCFLVPRLLEDGSANGLQFQRLKDKVGNRSNASSEVEFTDTFGFLLGGPDAGIRTILDMVTLTRLDCALASSGIMRASLAEAVHHTRGRSVFGKMLVNQPIMTRVLADMALDVAAATALSFRLADAFDKARGNAEQAAYARVMTPVAKYWCCKIAPALIYEAMECIGGNGYIEERPIARHYREAPVNAIWEGSGNVMALDVLRVLNRGKDLFETVFAGLARDLGPAGKKTIDVLRAAIALCEQDEGAARLLVEQLALAAGAAELYRLGAGRIADAFIETRLAGGWRSTYGMLDSRFDASYIVDLLYPPAA; encoded by the coding sequence ATGACCTCCGCCAACCGGACTGACGACAAACTCGCAGAACTCAACCAGCCGAGCCTGTGGTCCGGCATCAATGCCTATCGGTCCGATCCGCTGATCGTCGATCTGACGGCGGCCTTGCCGCGCGGCATCCGCGAAGATCTGGAAAACATGGGCCGCTACGTCACCTCGCCGGAAGCGCAGGAATTGGCGCGCATGGCCAACCAGGGCACACCGCAGCTGCGCACCCATGGCCCGCGCGGCGAGCGTCTCGATGTCGTTGAATTCCATCCCGCCTGGCATGCACTGATGCGCCGCTCCATGTCGGTCGGCCTGCATTCCTCCGTCTGGGATCCGCAGGCCGATACCGAAGCCAAGGATGAGGGCCACAAGGTTCGCGCCGCGCGCTTCTATCTGATGGCGCAGCTGGAATCTGGCCATCTCTGCCCGCTGACGATGACGAGCGCCTCCGTTGCTGCCCTTTCTGCGTCGCCTGCCGTGCAGAAAGATTGGGCCCCGAAGATCCTCTCGCGCAAATATGATTCGTCGAACAAGCCTGCCATGCAGAAGTCCGCCGTGACCATCGGCATGGGCATGACGGAAAAGCAGGGCGGCACGGATGTGCGCGCCAACCGCAGCGCCGCCGAAAAGGTCAGCGAAGGCATATACCGGCTGTCCGGCCACAAATGGTTCATGTCCGCTCCGATGAGCGACGCCTTCATCATGCTGGCGCAGACCAAGGAGGGCATGGGCTGCTTCCTGGTGCCGCGCCTTCTGGAGGATGGGTCGGCGAATGGCCTGCAGTTCCAGCGGCTGAAGGACAAGGTCGGCAACCGCTCCAACGCCTCTTCCGAAGTTGAGTTCACTGATACCTTCGGTTTCCTGCTCGGCGGCCCGGATGCCGGCATCCGCACCATTCTCGACATGGTGACGCTGACGCGGCTCGACTGCGCGCTCGCTTCTTCAGGCATCATGCGCGCCTCGCTCGCCGAGGCCGTGCACCATACGCGCGGCCGCAGCGTCTTCGGCAAGATGCTCGTCAACCAGCCGATCATGACGCGCGTGCTCGCCGATATGGCGCTCGATGTCGCGGCCGCGACGGCGCTCTCCTTCCGGCTTGCCGATGCCTTCGACAAGGCGCGCGGCAATGCCGAGCAGGCGGCCTATGCCCGCGTCATGACGCCGGTCGCCAAATACTGGTGCTGCAAGATCGCGCCGGCGCTGATTTACGAGGCGATGGAATGCATCGGCGGCAATGGTTACATCGAGGAGCGCCCGATCGCCCGCCATTACCGCGAGGCTCCAGTAAACGCCATCTGGGAAGGCTCAGGCAACGTCATGGCACTGGATGTGCTGCGTGTGCTCAACCGCGGCAAGGATCTGTTCGAGACGGTTTTTGCTGGCCTAGCTCGTGATCTCGGCCCGGCCGGCAAGAAGACGATCGACGTGCTGCGCGCCGCAATCGCGCTCTGCGAACAGGACGAGGGCGCGGCACGCCTGCTCGTCGAGCAACTGGCTCTTGCCGCCGGTGCGGCGGAGCTTTACCGGCTCGGGGCAGGGCGCATCGCCGATGCCTTCATCGAGACGCGCCTTGCCGGCGGCTGGCGATCCACCTACGGCATGCTCGATTCCCGCTTCGACGCGAGCTACATCGTCGATCTGCTCTATCCCCCGGCGGCCTGA
- a CDS encoding penicillin-binding protein 1A, with protein sequence MVRLLGYFFGIACVGFLGAAAVVAVYLASVTKDLPDYAVLSSYEPPVTTRVHAGNGALMAEYAKQRRLFLPIQAVPDRVKAAFLSAEDKNFYQHPGIDVTGFMRAVVAYLTGGPTQGGSTITQQVAKNFLLSSEQTMERKAKEAILSFRIEQAYSKDKILELYLNEIFFGLNSYGVASASLTYFNKSVSELTIAEAAYLASLPKGPANYHPFRHPEAAITRRNWVIDRMVENGYVSQSDGAEAKKQPLGVTVRSSGPSLFASDYFAEAVRRQLIDQYGEKALYEGGLSVRTSLDPQMQLAARKALQDGLVTYDERRGFHGPISQIDASGDWGKALADIPALSDVPEWQLAVVLAVSDSNVDIGLQPDKDGRGKVGTDRQRGTIDAKNMQWAFRSSDGSRKTTKSPVGAVAPGDVVYVEKLGDDASTSYRLRQPPKVQGGLVAMDPKTGRVLAMVGGFSYGQSEFNRATQAMRQPGSSFKPFVYAAAMDNGYTPASVIMDAPIEIVSGGQVWKPENYGGEVGGPSTLRSGIEHSRNLMTVRLANDLGMNIVAEYAERFGIYDHMLPVLSMSLGAGDTTVLRMVSAYSVIANGGKQIKPTLIDRIQDRYGKTIFKHEERLCEGCNAGDWQNQEEPNVVDNRETVLDPMTAYQITSMMQGVIQRGTAAGKVDLGGRDVAGKTGTTNDEKDAWFVGFTPDLVAGLYMGFDTPAPLGRGGTGGGLSAPIFNEFMQAAVKDMAESKFVIPPGMNLIPIDRKTGMAAVEGDPNTIIEAFKPGTGPADSFSVIGMDSTMAPDEILKTSPQANQAVQTGTPGLF encoded by the coding sequence ATGGTTAGACTTCTTGGATATTTCTTCGGAATAGCGTGCGTCGGATTCCTGGGCGCCGCGGCTGTTGTTGCCGTCTATCTGGCGAGCGTGACGAAGGATCTTCCGGACTATGCCGTATTGAGCAGCTATGAGCCGCCGGTCACGACACGTGTCCATGCCGGCAACGGCGCGCTGATGGCCGAATATGCCAAACAGCGGCGCTTGTTCCTGCCAATCCAGGCCGTGCCCGATCGCGTCAAGGCAGCCTTCCTTTCGGCCGAAGACAAGAATTTCTATCAACACCCGGGTATCGATGTCACAGGCTTCATGCGTGCCGTGGTCGCCTATTTGACCGGCGGTCCGACGCAGGGCGGTTCGACCATTACGCAACAGGTGGCAAAGAATTTCCTGCTGTCGAGCGAACAGACCATGGAGCGCAAGGCCAAGGAAGCGATCCTGTCCTTCCGCATCGAACAGGCCTACAGCAAGGACAAGATTCTCGAGCTTTATCTGAACGAGATTTTCTTCGGCCTCAATTCCTATGGCGTCGCCAGCGCTTCCCTTACCTATTTCAATAAGTCTGTCAGCGAGTTGACGATTGCCGAGGCGGCATACCTCGCATCGCTGCCAAAGGGACCGGCCAACTACCATCCCTTCCGCCATCCCGAAGCCGCAATCACGCGCCGCAACTGGGTGATCGACCGGATGGTCGAGAATGGCTATGTCAGCCAGAGCGATGGCGCGGAAGCCAAGAAGCAGCCCCTTGGCGTCACGGTCCGCAGTTCCGGCCCCTCGCTCTTTGCCTCGGATTATTTCGCCGAAGCCGTACGCCGTCAGCTGATCGACCAGTATGGCGAAAAGGCCCTCTATGAAGGCGGCCTTTCGGTGCGAACCTCGCTCGATCCGCAGATGCAGCTTGCAGCCCGCAAGGCACTGCAGGACGGCCTCGTCACATATGACGAGCGCCGTGGTTTCCACGGCCCGATCAGCCAGATCGACGCAAGTGGCGACTGGGGCAAGGCACTTGCCGATATTCCCGCTCTTTCCGACGTGCCGGAGTGGCAACTCGCTGTCGTGCTCGCCGTCTCCGACAGCAACGTCGATATCGGCCTGCAACCGGACAAGGACGGGAGAGGCAAGGTAGGGACCGACCGTCAACGGGGCACGATCGACGCCAAGAATATGCAATGGGCTTTCCGTTCATCGGACGGCTCCCGCAAGACCACGAAATCGCCGGTCGGCGCGGTAGCTCCCGGTGACGTCGTCTATGTCGAGAAGCTCGGCGACGATGCGTCGACTTCCTATCGTCTGCGTCAGCCGCCGAAGGTCCAGGGCGGTCTCGTCGCCATGGACCCGAAGACCGGCCGCGTGCTCGCCATGGTCGGCGGCTTTTCCTATGGCCAGTCCGAATTCAACCGCGCGACCCAGGCGATGCGTCAGCCGGGCTCTTCGTTCAAGCCCTTCGTCTACGCTGCGGCGATGGACAATGGTTATACACCGGCTTCCGTCATCATGGATGCGCCGATCGAGATCGTCTCGGGCGGCCAGGTCTGGAAGCCGGAAAATTACGGCGGTGAAGTCGGCGGCCCGTCGACGCTGCGCTCGGGTATCGAGCACTCGCGCAACCTGATGACCGTGCGCCTTGCCAACGATCTCGGCATGAACATCGTAGCCGAATATGCTGAGCGCTTCGGCATCTACGATCACATGCTGCCGGTTCTCTCCATGTCGCTCGGCGCCGGCGATACCACGGTGCTGCGCATGGTCTCGGCCTATTCGGTCATCGCCAATGGCGGCAAGCAGATCAAGCCGACATTGATCGACCGCATTCAGGACCGCTACGGCAAGACGATCTTCAAACATGAGGAGCGTCTCTGCGAGGGCTGCAATGCCGGCGACTGGCAGAATCAGGAAGAGCCGAATGTCGTCGATAACCGTGAAACCGTCCTCGACCCGATGACCGCCTACCAGATCACCTCGATGATGCAGGGCGTTATCCAGCGCGGCACTGCCGCCGGCAAGGTCGATCTCGGCGGTCGTGACGTCGCGGGCAAGACCGGCACCACCAACGACGAGAAGGACGCCTGGTTCGTCGGCTTCACGCCGGATCTGGTCGCTGGTCTCTATATGGGCTTCGATACGCCGGCCCCGCTCGGCCGCGGCGGCACCGGCGGCGGTCTCTCCGCGCCGATCTTCAATGAATTCATGCAGGCTGCCGTCAAGGACATGGCGGAATCGAAGTTCGTTATCCCGCCGGGCATGAACCTGATCCCGATCGACCGCAAGACCGGCATGGCCGCTGTCGAGGGCGATCCGAACACCATCATCGAGGCCTTCAAGCCGGGTACCGGCCCAGCCGACAGCTTCTCCGTCATCGGCATGGACAGCACCATGGCTCCCGACGAGATACTGAAGACCTCCCCGCAGGCCAACCAGGCCGTTCAGACCGGCACGCCCGGCCTCTTCTGA